The genomic region ACTCATGGCGCTGGCCCAGGAGCAGGAAGTCCGAGCGACTGGCCAGCTCCTTTTCTATATGGGACAGGTCCGGCAGGTCCAGGTCGAAGATCTGCCGGCAGCGGATGCACAAGATGTTGGCGTGGAGATGGGGGTTGCCGTCGTAGCGGGTTTCGCCGGGAAAGCCCAGTTCGGTGGCCAGCCCCAGTTCCACCAGCAACTGGAGGGTGTTGTACACCGTAGCGGGGCTCATCATGGGGTAGCGGTCCCGGACCCGGTGGTACAGCTCCTCGGCGCTGGGATGGCTGGTCGACTCCACCAATGCTTCGTAAATGGCCAGGCGCTGGGGCGTAACCCTGTAACCTCGCTCCGTCAGCAGCTTTTGAAAGCGCTCAACTGTGGCGTTCACTCCAGTGACCTTCTTTCCCGGGGCGCCCCGGTTCCTTGGACCCCTTGCATTATGTGTCCATCGCCACTATAGGAAAGGGCTTCCCCCTTCGTCAAGGTGGCGGGCCCGGCGGGCTCCGGCATTCCGATGGCCGCCGGG from Sphingobacteriaceae bacterium harbors:
- a CDS encoding Fur family transcriptional regulator, whose amino-acid sequence is MNATVERFQKLLTERGYRVTPQRLAIYEALVESTSHPSAEELYHRVRDRYPMMSPATVYNTLQLLVELGLATELGFPGETRYDGNPHLHANILCIRCRQIFDLDLPDLSHIEKELASRSDFLLLGQRHEFFGICPDCRLEEAEQAGEPVN